The nucleotide window GTTCGAGCATCTCCACCATGTCGGATTCGGTGAGCGTGCGGCCCGTGGTGGGATCGAGCATCTCGTCGCCTTCGGGCAGCGCGACGCGCAGCAGAAAATGTCCCGGAAACGATACGCCTTTCACCGGCAGCCCGAGCTGCGTCGCCATTTCCAGATACAGCACCGCCAGCGAAATGGGTATGCCGCGCCGGCGCTTGAGCACGACGTTCAGGTGGCTGTTTTCGGGGTCGAGAAAGTCGTTGAGGTTGGCCGCGAAGCCCATCTCGCGAAAAAAGCAGCGGTTGAGCACGGCGACCTGCTGGCGCACGTCCGCCCCTTCGGGCATGCGGCGGCGCACGCGCAGCGCGAGTTCGTCGATCTCGGCGAGCGTGCCTTGCAGATCGAGATCGGGATACGCGTCCTGCGCGATTGCGAGCGCCGCCTCGGTGAGCGGCAGGCTCTCGTCGTCGGCAACGAGCGCGCTGAAATAATCCAGTACCCGCGTAGTCATCGTGGTCACTTCGCCCGCCTCTTGAAGTACGCGTATTTGAAGCCCATGAGCCAAAGCATACCGAAATATAGCGCCGCGAACAGGACGAGGCACGCACCGAGCAAAGCGATGCGCTCAAGCGGTTCATGACGCAGCGCGATCCAGTCGTAGCTGATGGCGCACCAGTGCATCGCCCCCGCCAGCACGAGACATGCCCCGAGCAACTGCACGAAGAACGTCATCCAGCCCGCGGACGGCATGTAGATGCCGCGGCGGCGCAGCCCGATGAAAAGCAGTAGCGCGTTCATGCAGGCGCCAAGGCCGACCGAGAGCGTGAGGCCCGCGTGCGAGAAGATCGGCACGAAGATGTAGTTGCTGATCTGCGTGGCGATGAGCACGCCCACGCCGATCTTGACCGGCGTTTTGATGTCCTGGCGCGCGTAGAAGCCGGGCGCGAGGATCTTGATGAGGATGAGGCCGACGAGCCCCACCCCGTACGCCGCGAGCGCGCGGCCCGTCATGATGACGGACGTGGCGTCGAACTTGCCGTAGTGAAAGAGCGTGGCCGTGAGCGGCTCGGCGAAGAAGAAGAGCGCAACGGCCGAGGGCGCGGCAAGCAGGAACGTCACGCGCAGGCCCCAGTCGAGCAGCGCCGAGTACTCATGCGGATCGGCATCGACGTGCGCTTTCGAGAGGCTCGGCAGCAGGATCGTACCGAGCGCCACGCCGAGCAGCGCCGTGGGGAACTCCATCAGGCGGTCGGCGTAATTGATCCACGAGACCGCACCGGGCCCCAGACGCGAGGCAATATTGGTGTTGATGATGAGGCTGATCTGCGCGACCGAGACGGCGAACATGGCGGGCACCATCTTCGCGAGCACGCGCTTAAC belongs to Paraburkholderia flagellata and includes:
- a CDS encoding SirB1 family protein, with product MTTRVLDYFSALVADDESLPLTEAALAIAQDAYPDLDLQGTLAEIDELALRVRRRMPEGADVRQQVAVLNRCFFREMGFAANLNDFLDPENSHLNVVLKRRRGIPISLAVLYLEMATQLGLPVKGVSFPGHFLLRVALPEGDEMLDPTTGRTLTESDMVEMLEPFVANAGDSVARALRMLLEPATRREIVARMLRNLKSVYLQTERWQRLLAIQQRLVILLPENIEEVRDRGFAYARLDYLRPALEDLEHYLDERPDAEDATVVESQLHELRQRTLDND
- the murJ gene encoding murein biosynthesis integral membrane protein MurJ, with the translated sequence MNLFRALLTVSGFTLLSRVTGLARETLIARAFGASQYTDAFYVAFRIPNLLRRISAEGAFSQAFVPILAEFKNQKGHDATRALVDATSTVLAWVLAILSLLGIFGASFVVIVVASGLKSDGQAFPLAVTMTRIMFPYIVFISLTSLASGVLNTYKQFSLPAFAPVLLNVSFITAAVAFAPHMKQPVYALAWAVIVGGVLQFIVQLPGLKRIDMMPRIGLNPLKALAHRGVKRVLAKMVPAMFAVSVAQISLIINTNIASRLGPGAVSWINYADRLMEFPTALLGVALGTILLPSLSKAHVDADPHEYSALLDWGLRVTFLLAAPSAVALFFFAEPLTATLFHYGKFDATSVIMTGRALAAYGVGLVGLILIKILAPGFYARQDIKTPVKIGVGVLIATQISNYIFVPIFSHAGLTLSVGLGACMNALLLFIGLRRRGIYMPSAGWMTFFVQLLGACLVLAGAMHWCAISYDWIALRHEPLERIALLGACLVLFAALYFGMLWLMGFKYAYFKRRAK